One stretch of Prosthecobacter dejongeii DNA includes these proteins:
- the vccB gene encoding Verru_Chthon cassette protein B — MNIPALPRSLRRGFSLVEVTLASGITALALTTLLGLIPQGLTNIKEAGNLAAETRITTHIVGSISQAPWQDENGQDILAPEFNTQRYFFDDQGVAIEGEEPGADLAYVAVVHIPARDVTLPADAAAPADDSDVDPYLRRITVKVTSVANKDFDFEHALPMAYRTHTTLIARVGQ, encoded by the coding sequence ATGAACATTCCTGCTCTCCCTCGTTCTCTTCGCCGTGGTTTCTCTTTAGTGGAGGTCACTTTGGCCAGTGGCATAACGGCGCTGGCTCTGACCACTTTGCTGGGACTCATTCCTCAGGGGCTGACAAACATTAAAGAAGCGGGAAACTTAGCGGCTGAGACGAGGATCACTACCCACATCGTCGGCAGTATCAGCCAGGCTCCGTGGCAAGATGAAAATGGTCAAGATATCTTGGCCCCCGAGTTTAACACGCAACGTTATTTCTTTGATGATCAAGGGGTGGCCATTGAAGGCGAGGAACCCGGTGCAGATCTGGCCTATGTCGCCGTTGTCCATATTCCTGCTCGCGATGTGACCTTGCCCGCAGATGCTGCCGCTCCTGCGGACGATTCGGATGTGGATCCTTATTTACGCCGTATCACCGTGAAAGTGACGAGTGTGGCCAATAAAGATTTCGATTTTGAACACGCCTTGCCGATGGCCTATCGGACCCACACGACTTTGATCGCTCGCGTTGGACAGTGA
- the vccC gene encoding Verru_Chthon cassette protein C, translating to MNISAYFLPSRRPFRPAFTLVELLVSTAVLSILLLVTLSALETMQRSWRETKGKVNQFRGARIAFETLTRNLSQATLNTYWDYHFTATESNVPPADVASPPAGYVRQSELDFRVLPGVEVGTGEEASELPGHALFFQAPLGLSQGYRGLGNLLNARGYYVRFQSNEDQRPAFLPGGVVPVKFRYQLMEYRPPAEQVAIPATTANTGGGANQTVQGNTVYTRPDWFKQDLETASRPIADNILLLLISPQVPIQAAEAAAKAPYWLAPLFRYSSRDANNTTPALDKPTLRRDGTLDQGTRHLLPPLVRVTLVAGEEGSLNQWHAANGNAAVDICAAADAPFAEARHYDRDLTRLKEYLTRERLNFRVFTATVPMRNAAWDSTTY from the coding sequence ATGAATATTTCCGCCTACTTCCTACCTAGCCGCAGGCCGTTTCGGCCAGCCTTTACCTTGGTCGAGTTGCTCGTTTCCACGGCGGTCCTGTCTATATTGTTGCTTGTGACGTTGTCGGCTTTGGAAACCATGCAGCGTTCCTGGCGGGAGACGAAGGGGAAGGTGAATCAGTTCCGTGGCGCGCGTATCGCTTTTGAGACGCTCACACGGAATTTGTCCCAAGCGACGCTCAATACCTATTGGGATTATCATTTCACGGCGACTGAGTCGAACGTGCCACCTGCGGATGTGGCCTCGCCACCAGCAGGGTATGTGCGTCAGTCAGAATTGGATTTTCGGGTGCTCCCAGGCGTGGAAGTGGGCACGGGTGAAGAGGCTTCAGAGCTCCCGGGTCATGCCTTGTTTTTTCAAGCTCCCTTAGGGCTTAGTCAGGGGTATCGTGGGCTGGGAAATCTCCTGAATGCACGAGGTTATTACGTGCGCTTTCAGAGCAATGAGGATCAGCGCCCAGCTTTCCTCCCGGGTGGGGTGGTGCCAGTGAAGTTTCGTTATCAATTGATGGAGTACCGCCCACCCGCTGAACAGGTGGCCATCCCCGCCACGACTGCCAATACTGGCGGCGGGGCCAATCAAACGGTACAGGGGAACACGGTTTACACCCGACCTGACTGGTTTAAGCAGGATTTGGAAACAGCCTCCAGACCCATTGCAGATAATATCCTGCTGCTTTTGATCAGCCCTCAGGTGCCGATTCAGGCTGCCGAAGCCGCAGCCAAAGCCCCCTACTGGTTAGCTCCGCTTTTCCGTTACTCATCCAGAGATGCTAACAATACGACCCCGGCACTGGATAAACCCACTCTGCGGCGTGACGGTACCTTGGATCAAGGCACTCGCCATCTGCTGCCGCCTCTAGTGCGGGTCACTCTGGTGGCAGGAGAAGAGGGCTCGCTCAACCAATGGCATGCAGCAAATGGGAACGCTGCCGTGGATATTTGTGCAGCTGCGGATGCTCCCTTTGCGGAGGCTCGTCATTATGATCGGGATCTCACCCGTTTGAAGGAATACCTCACGCGAGAGAGGCTGAATTTTCGAGTCTTTACCGCTACGGTTCCCATGCGAAATGCAGCCTGGGACAGCACCACTTATTAA
- the vccA gene encoding Verru_Chthon cassette protein A, producing MKVFSHPSSRRRGIALVTVISLVALMTMLIVAMLSISQTELKSAHVSADGQQARQLSEVAVNMVISQLRKATTQNTGAAGWEAWTSQPGVVRRYATNGQAQSAYKLYSSPVLVLRDPGNIEAQLLADVVPADWQERPHRFVDLNRPAVRSNPQGQPLLLFPILDPRAQGDGTPSVGGFSYREQNAAGQQVGGVRTAGGDRQRVPMPVEWLYVLKDGTLGSLDQSQEFVGPSPATPQNPIVGRVAFWTDDEASKVNINTASEPTPWAMPTFFYEEDAKYARYQPVGGEFQRYPGHPATTALSPVLFPGQLLSSAQKESIYDLIPKVGAGGSRGGTRAYSDPDIAAVALSTFRKERLFASLDELLLNENRQPNTLGSTTLNATDIQRAGFFLTAHSRAPEANPLGLPKIAAWPVSYRGPEYRTSFDQLIAHCGTLRTVNGTRSYVFQRGWADSPTQDVDHPENKVLLEYLEEVLSRPVPGFTTSAGQTFNQKYDKDLNQILVEIFDYVRSVNLHDGSLIRGTDKFDGTGKAQNAMLGYIAGSARPTTFKTFTDPRFFGAATDPDDPDAESGQVEKLGFPGHGQVTPARWTTKSGDVVQGFGRFPTITEVGLHFICAADNTDDPNNPLIEKDPSIGKPGGGSAKKGQLGTNLPNGAEDRWYSNFPPRPYPDPTLNQPKDDVKYPFTGGFPYGPDKTHPGYKRDNWNHQLQSNTPLKPGFRRIQARLLLEFFIPTAGYTLIEPDLTVKVKGLSKFRVNGKPLFLNDEELFYTGRRATHPGAQMQGGYGTGLKGLLRGREVPARSPMPADVSYGNDNWEVKPTSSVKDTQCVLNYDLISNFVDIEVGRQGELNMLLSNTDQVQAVPLTVEVYSGHLGRTTSTLETPAELVQTLQPEFPAVSLRPPTLVRTAARPVGPDQGREPPAWWTFYTRGALGFNGRETLIGLDKKAPQGGATLRGRLFRHHIAPHVNNKHTMGAFFFGFDSAQPGAPRIFRTQDNATNQNLIDQAEEKEGSDVVQTVTIRHGDYRLTAAKQVVPAADWASHRHYGKRRLAHSLTNFVSNHLPGYDYGGNTDYADRLVPNVAGAGYPNHRLPDFPYLADAREAAHRYGDFDNGSGTHRDGPYINKPDEGNLNIVAGNGGVAYFSESAQHRTTEQDFYSPNRMIPSPVMFGSLPSGVHAGDPWKTLLFRPQQGHPGGPTKLGGNSPADHLLLEYFWMPVVEPYAISEPFSTAGKVNLNYQIFPFTHIRRATALHAALAGEVIHAVPTEDAPNYKVFPDANNQNAFWGSTQGKQWHYKVDVEKTLAQFEQRFAQGRTFISPSEICDIHLVPKDVPGIEDHTKMDDFWRAHRLTGDNTRERPYAGLYPRVTTRSNTFRVHYIAQTIKKARSSGPQTMEEADKITGEYRGSTLIERHLDPTQPDLPDFAINPSGQTLDHYHQFRILQTQRFGF from the coding sequence CAAAGCCACCACGCAGAACACGGGCGCAGCCGGTTGGGAGGCCTGGACCTCACAGCCAGGCGTGGTGCGCCGCTACGCCACCAATGGACAGGCACAGTCCGCTTATAAGCTCTACTCCAGCCCCGTGCTGGTGCTGCGTGACCCGGGGAATATCGAAGCTCAATTGTTGGCTGACGTCGTTCCAGCAGACTGGCAGGAGCGCCCTCATCGTTTTGTGGACTTGAATCGCCCAGCCGTGCGTTCCAACCCACAGGGGCAGCCGCTGCTACTGTTTCCCATCCTCGACCCGCGCGCGCAGGGGGACGGCACTCCGAGTGTCGGTGGCTTTTCCTACCGTGAACAAAATGCGGCCGGGCAGCAAGTGGGCGGTGTGCGCACAGCCGGGGGGGATCGCCAACGGGTGCCTATGCCTGTGGAATGGCTCTATGTCCTGAAGGATGGCACTCTAGGCAGCTTGGATCAGTCTCAAGAATTTGTGGGGCCTTCACCTGCCACCCCGCAGAACCCCATTGTCGGGCGTGTGGCTTTCTGGACGGATGACGAAGCCTCGAAGGTGAATATCAACACGGCCTCAGAACCTACCCCGTGGGCCATGCCAACCTTTTTTTATGAAGAGGATGCGAAGTATGCTCGCTATCAACCGGTGGGCGGTGAATTCCAGAGATACCCAGGGCACCCGGCCACGACGGCCTTGAGCCCGGTGCTGTTTCCGGGTCAACTTTTAAGCTCAGCGCAAAAAGAATCCATCTATGATCTCATTCCTAAAGTGGGGGCAGGGGGCAGCCGTGGCGGCACACGAGCCTACAGTGATCCAGACATCGCTGCCGTCGCTTTGTCCACCTTCCGGAAAGAACGCCTTTTTGCCAGTCTAGATGAGCTGCTCCTGAATGAAAACCGTCAGCCGAATACCCTGGGCAGCACCACGCTAAATGCCACAGACATTCAGCGGGCTGGGTTCTTCCTCACCGCACATAGTCGTGCACCTGAGGCCAATCCGCTCGGCCTGCCAAAGATCGCGGCCTGGCCAGTCAGTTACCGGGGGCCAGAATATCGTACTTCGTTTGATCAGCTCATAGCTCACTGCGGCACTCTGCGCACGGTCAACGGCACTCGCAGTTACGTCTTCCAGCGTGGGTGGGCAGACTCTCCCACCCAGGATGTGGATCACCCAGAAAACAAGGTGTTGCTGGAATATCTGGAGGAAGTGCTATCCCGGCCTGTTCCCGGATTCACCACTTCAGCGGGGCAAACATTTAACCAAAAGTACGACAAGGATTTGAATCAGATCCTGGTGGAAATTTTCGATTATGTTCGCAGTGTGAATCTGCATGACGGCAGTCTCATTCGTGGAACGGATAAGTTCGACGGTACAGGCAAGGCGCAAAATGCCATGCTAGGATACATCGCTGGGAGTGCCCGCCCCACCACCTTCAAGACCTTTACAGACCCGCGCTTTTTCGGGGCTGCCACGGATCCTGATGATCCTGATGCAGAAAGTGGCCAGGTAGAAAAGTTAGGCTTTCCAGGACATGGGCAGGTGACACCCGCCCGCTGGACGACCAAGAGTGGAGACGTGGTGCAGGGCTTTGGCCGCTTCCCCACCATCACAGAAGTGGGGCTGCATTTCATTTGCGCCGCAGACAACACCGATGATCCGAACAACCCTTTGATCGAAAAAGATCCTTCGATTGGCAAGCCGGGTGGCGGCAGCGCTAAGAAAGGCCAGCTAGGCACGAATCTGCCCAATGGCGCGGAAGATCGTTGGTACTCCAATTTTCCGCCTCGCCCGTATCCGGATCCCACGCTGAATCAGCCCAAGGATGATGTGAAGTATCCCTTCACAGGAGGCTTTCCTTATGGACCTGACAAGACACATCCAGGATATAAAAGAGACAATTGGAATCACCAGCTTCAGTCGAACACGCCTCTGAAACCAGGCTTCCGGCGTATCCAGGCGCGTTTGCTTCTAGAGTTCTTTATCCCCACGGCGGGTTATACTCTCATTGAGCCCGACCTCACGGTGAAGGTGAAAGGCCTGAGCAAATTCCGCGTCAATGGCAAGCCACTCTTCCTCAATGACGAGGAGCTTTTTTACACGGGCCGCAGGGCCACACACCCTGGAGCCCAAATGCAGGGTGGTTATGGCACGGGACTCAAAGGCCTGCTGCGCGGGCGTGAGGTGCCTGCTCGCTCCCCCATGCCCGCAGACGTGAGCTATGGAAATGATAACTGGGAAGTGAAGCCGACATCCTCCGTGAAGGATACCCAGTGCGTCTTGAATTATGACCTTATCAGCAACTTTGTGGACATTGAAGTCGGTCGCCAAGGGGAGTTGAACATGCTGCTCAGCAACACAGATCAGGTGCAAGCGGTGCCTTTGACCGTGGAGGTCTATTCGGGGCATCTGGGGCGCACCACTTCCACTCTAGAGACTCCTGCGGAACTGGTACAGACCCTGCAGCCAGAATTTCCTGCGGTGTCTCTGCGCCCTCCTACACTCGTGCGCACAGCGGCTCGTCCGGTGGGTCCTGACCAGGGGCGTGAGCCACCGGCTTGGTGGACGTTTTACACCCGAGGTGCGCTGGGTTTTAACGGTCGCGAGACATTGATCGGCCTGGATAAAAAAGCGCCTCAGGGTGGGGCGACTTTGCGTGGCCGCCTCTTCCGTCATCACATCGCCCCGCATGTGAATAATAAGCACACCATGGGTGCTTTCTTTTTTGGCTTTGATTCCGCGCAGCCCGGTGCTCCGCGCATCTTCCGCACTCAGGATAATGCCACCAACCAAAACCTCATTGATCAGGCGGAAGAGAAGGAAGGCAGCGACGTGGTGCAGACGGTCACCATTCGTCATGGGGACTATCGCCTGACTGCGGCGAAGCAAGTGGTGCCAGCAGCGGATTGGGCCTCACATCGTCATTATGGCAAACGCAGGTTGGCACATAGTTTAACCAACTTTGTATCCAATCATTTGCCTGGTTATGACTACGGCGGCAATACCGACTATGCCGACCGCTTGGTGCCCAATGTCGCTGGTGCAGGTTACCCCAACCATCGTCTGCCTGACTTCCCCTACCTGGCAGATGCACGCGAGGCCGCACATCGTTATGGCGATTTTGACAACGGCTCCGGCACCCATCGGGATGGTCCATACATCAATAAGCCGGATGAGGGGAATCTGAACATCGTGGCAGGCAATGGGGGCGTCGCTTACTTCAGTGAGAGTGCTCAGCACCGCACGACGGAGCAGGATTTTTATTCGCCCAATCGCATGATTCCCTCGCCCGTCATGTTCGGTTCGCTGCCCTCAGGCGTGCATGCGGGAGACCCTTGGAAAACGTTGCTATTCCGTCCTCAGCAAGGTCATCCAGGTGGGCCGACCAAGCTGGGGGGCAATAGCCCGGCTGACCATTTGTTGCTGGAATACTTCTGGATGCCCGTGGTGGAGCCGTATGCCATCAGCGAGCCGTTCTCCACGGCGGGTAAGGTGAATCTGAATTATCAAATTTTTCCCTTCACCCACATCCGCCGCGCCACGGCACTGCATGCAGCCTTAGCGGGGGAAGTGATCCATGCAGTGCCGACGGAGGATGCGCCTAACTACAAAGTATTTCCAGATGCCAACAACCAGAACGCATTTTGGGGCAGCACACAGGGGAAGCAGTGGCACTACAAGGTGGATGTGGAAAAGACCCTCGCTCAGTTTGAGCAGCGTTTCGCCCAGGGGCGCACTTTCATCAGTCCTAGCGAGATTTGCGACATCCACTTGGTACCCAAAGATGTGCCGGGGATTGAGGATCACACCAAGATGGATGACTTCTGGCGTGCTCACCGCCTCACGGGAGATAACACCCGCGAGCGTCCCTACGCTGGCCTTTATCCACGGGTGACCACGCGGTCAAATACCTTCCGCGTTCACTACATCGCACAGACGATCAAAAAAGCCCGTTCCTCAGGCCCTCAGACAATGGAAGAGGCCGATAAGATCACAGGTGAGTACCGCGGCTCCACGCTCATTGAGCGGCATTTGGACCCTACCCAACCTGACCTGCCTGACTTCGCGATCAATCCTTCAGGTCAGACGCTGGATCACTACCATCAGTTCCGCATCTTACAGACTCAGCGTTTTGGCTTTTAG